The Ananas comosus cultivar F153 linkage group 20, ASM154086v1, whole genome shotgun sequence region caaccaataactaatatctaaatttagcatattattttatttagttaaaaatatttaaagttgaaagaacttatttcaaaatacaatataattaagaggttgttagtatatttttacctataaaACACATAAGAGAGAGAGCTCTATACTAGCACTAAAAACTTTTTACAAGATAGgctcatatattttaaaaattaactaaaaatttataagctacCAAAggattataaagtaaatattgaaaagttaagAGGGGCCATGGCCACTTTGGGTCTGTTAATGGCTCCGTCCTTGATCTCCGACAGCTAAATTCGTATGCTGATGCGAATAGCGAGAGAGAGATTCATTCACCTGTTAGGTCTACCACGTGTTGATCGAAACGGATTTCGAGACATCGAGATGGTTCATTCTGCAGGTGCCCAGGAGGATCTCAGGGAGCTCTTCTTGTGTGTTACCCTGCAGTTCATTTGCGCAGTTTTCTTTAACTGATTCACTTGTGATACTAGGATTTATCGTCATTTTCGAGGGGCCGAAAAGAATAATAGAAGCGGGTGCTGCAGTACCTGGATCAAGAATGCCATTTCTATCACCAGATTGTTCAAGTACCCGAGGACGAGGCTGACAACACCCCGCGCGACAGTCGACGAGCCAACATCGATTCCGAGCTGAAAAAAGACCACATTATGGTTGAGTATTCGTTCAATGAAATCGTGGTgcaaaatttactaaaatagtGTGCAACATCTCGCGTTCATTATAAGTGGTAAGGCAGGGGGGTTGTGAATGTCTAAAATGAAAGGGATGAGAGAAGCACTTTGTTTATTTGTGAAAAGCAAGGATTACCCTATCATGCAATATACGACTCGAAAATAACACAAAGTTGTGCAACCTACTTAAAATGAATAATGCAGAAGTAACAGAACCGGGTCTCGGAAACCTCATATTAATTTTAggtctagggtttagggttgatcATGTAATACCTCCAAGTAGTTGCTCCCACGGAAATAATGGATTTCGAGTGCTTGACCCACCAAGCAAGCTTTTTTGCCTACACTTTGCTTCACTATCCAAGAGCCCTAAACAAACacacatgcaaaaaaaaaaaaaaaaggaaaaataatcatgattttgtactttgaagGTAATAGTAAAGAGTTGCCAAATAACCTTCAAAAAATATAGTTTCACGTAAACAGCATACCGTGGATATGTACGGAATAAGTTTAAACCGTGAATTTCGATATGAATCATCTCCTTTAACAAATCTCTCTAGTAAGGGAACCTTTTCCAGCGGAATATCCATCATATAGTATAGTGCGAGACTGTATGTTGTGGAACCAGGCACCTGCTTTCAAATGTGGTAAGTATACGATACACTGTAGTCGAAGagaatatttttctcaaaaaaaaaaaaaaactcctttgCTGTAAAGTATGGACTCACCTGTATGTTTACAATGAAGAAAAATTCTCTCCCGCCTTGCTCTGCATATTTCTGAAAAACAGATTATCAGTACTACAGTAAAGGGCTTTTGCAACCGTGAGTTAGTTCTTTTATGAActgcaaatcaaataaaaaaaagtgcacCAGATTGCAAACTCGGAAAAAGAGTTGGATCCTTTTTCGTGCAAAATGGCCTTATAACAAATTGGAAATCAAAGGAAATTACAGTTGATAATGAAAAAAAGGTACATTAATGTGGTTGATAATGATTACCTGAACAATGCCGCCAGGCCGGCCGCCAAGATCATCTTCGCGCTTATCCGATTTTAGCCAATCGGCACCCACCATTTGCATCAAGGTTGTATTAGCTTTGATCTGTTGCAAGAGATGTATAAATGTCATTCACAATTTGTGAATTTTACCAGTCATTGTCGCCATCATCGTCCAAACCATTTCTTGAAGAAAATCGGGCTGATCAGAGCACAAATTTAATATGAGTTCTCTTACACACCCTCAAAACCTTAATTTGCTACATACATACCCTTGGACTAACCAAATTATCCTCTAAACGCAAAAACATTTCCGATACAAAACCGTCCCCTGCGAATTGGATAACTCCCAACCCTTATTAAACAGATGATATTTGCgggatatatatgtaaaagcccTTGTACTACCTTTTGGTGGTCTTGTAAGTAAGATTCGCCCCGTATTAAAAATGTTGAAGGCTCTGCCATGGCCCAACTGCAAGCCATTGTACAAGTCGGATCTTTTGGAAGAGTGGCCCCATAGCACGGTATAGCATCTACCATCACCGCTTCTTGTAAATCCATATATCCTCTCTTTTGAACtgtgaaaaagaaggaaaaacatAATTgcaaagggggaaaaaaaaatcagtacgGGAGAAAGCCATCATGACTATTGCGTAACACATCCAATATTTGGAAAAAGAATTTCCGATCCGCACCGGCAAGGTTGTGCAACCTTTTCACAAAAACTGCAGCGCCCGATAACTTGGCATGGTGTTGGTCCTGTccctttattaaataaaaaaacggAGTCACGAAAATATGATTTGGTTTTTTTGCCTGAATAATGAACAAAAGAAAGGACAAGAATTCACGCTATTAATTGTATACCTAGTAGTCAATGAAAAACCTGTAAACAACGAAAAATGAATGTAACAGTGGTACCAAAAGGACAAAAGCTTAAGAGTGGGTTTGTAATATgacttcaaattcaaaaatcgATCAAGAGAGCATTCGTATGTGTCGTATtcttctaaataaaataaagcttCTTCTGGTTCTCAACTCAAATATCAGGCCTATCATCCTTTTTGCTTGATGAAGCATTACGAGACCATTTTAGAAAGAGATACTATCTAGTGTTTCAGTGTTCCCACCGGTAAACCAAGAGTTCATGTTATGTCTGTATCTTTTGCACATACATATCTGAAGATTAATGAGTTAGAATGAAAAAAAGCTCACCTGAGAGTGCATGCTCTCATCAGAGGACCACAGAACCTCCTTTTCGTCATGTTCCGGTTCATCTGGAAAATCAAAGAATTCATCTGCAGCATCATTCAGTTGAAGGAATGATCCGCCAACGCTTCCATGTTTAGGAGAGCTCTGTGACCCTTCTGCAGGATCTTCATACTTAGTGCTCTCACTCGTTGATAGCACTTCAACCTTTATGTCTTCCTTCTCGCTCTGCGGCAACCCTATCTCCTTCGTTAGCTCACCCGATGAAAAATCGGAGCATGGACAATTGCCAATTTTAGCTCGGAAAAATTCCCGTAGAGCtgcaaattagaaattaaacgTGATTATATAATTATCCTGATTATGAGTAAGATTATCAGTTGTATAGATTacagataattaaaaaaaaaaccatttccCTGCAGGAATGTCTGCTTACGTAAACACCCTTTTGAAATCTCAAACTTTTATCTCCACTCTTCAAAATCCAATTTCTTGCATCTAGAGGATATTTGttttactataaataaaaaGCAGGTCAAAGTGACGTGTATGGATCTCAGCTTCTGCCGAACTCCACTTCCTCTGAAGCCACCATGCAGGAAGTCAAGAGTCAATGCTTGGCTTATATTACATTAACTTTTCAAGGTTCCAAGTTACCCGTAAGGGAATACAGAACCATGCGGAATGAAGTCGCTTAACACAAAAAGTTCGATCTTTAGTGGGAGCTTATTGACATAATTTCTGCACAGCAGTAATTAAGATTTAGTGGGAGCAGAAATATAAGTCCCACCACTAACTGCGATGATGCAGAGGAGGAAGATCAGCCGCATAACAATGGCCTCAATTCTTTGAAAATAGCTTCTCTTCAGAAAGGTTTGAATATTGTTTTTTCCCGAAATCCAAAATGCACCTCGTGACTACACGGGTAATCTCAAAGTCATCATAGTTGTCTTCTAAGAAACTTGGTTTTCAGACAGTATATGTGAGAATTCAGATTAAGTACATGCAAAAATACATGACTTTGCAGGGTTATATATGGGTAATCAGAATTTTACAGGGGTACATACAAAAGAACTGATTTTGCAGGGTTACATATGTAAAATCTCCAACAGATTATCATGTGTTGAAAATACCATACCTGCAACTCTTACCAGCATCCGGATGGTGATGTACTTTGCAGATGAGGTGAGAAGATAAGACTTCCAAAGTTTCCAATCAATTGCAAGCATGTGCTTTACAACTGATTGTTTTCCTTGATTTATAGGGGTTATTACATATCCTCCACCTACAAAAGAGTTTTAAGTTGGCATAATTGAGTGTATATAACTTCTAGCATAATTGAGGATAATAAAGCAATCGTCCAAGTTTAAGCGTACATTACTTTTAAGGCATGCACGAATATAGCCTCCCTCGCATCGACATTTGTGGTGGAAAATAGAGTGGTACAAAATTACTATGGCATCAAAAGATAAAGTTAGTTTACAGTAATACttgatatatacatacacaGAAGCAAGCAGATTTAAAGCTTTGGAATAATAAAAGTGAATAAACAATAACAGTTTTGACAAGAAAGATTCTTCAGAATCTGTCAAAGCCCGGTGCATCTTTCTAATCAAACATGATATAATGTTACATCATGTCAAATAAGAAAttatgattttcttttcctaATTTTGTATAGTTTAAACAAAGACATCATATGGTCAAATGATCTTCAAAATGGAACATGATAGAGAGAGACAGGCGGTAGTGGTACCATAAGTTCCATCGTCCTCTCTTCTCCAATAACGCCGTAATAGTAAATCTCTCCTTTTCATTCCCCTGAAAGTTGTATCAAAGAGAATCAACAAGAGCATATTACCAAAATGGCAAGCATGCAATTTAAAACTCTAGAAGGTTCGTCATCTCTAACCATGGCAACCAATCGCTCCGCAGTTTCTTGTGAATAATATCAGTGTGACCATCTAGGTGTTCAACCACCTTTCCTTCTAATAAGGAGAAGTCCCATCTTCAAGATTTTTAAAACGCTTTAATTAGTCAGAAAGCTAATTTCTCAGTTTGATATTTAGAAACAAAGCTAAGAGGTAAGACCATAAAAGAAAGCACTTATTCTATTATTGAAAATCAATTCAGCTAGTAGTATTTTATAGGCAGGAAATATATACTCAAGATCCCTTAAATCTTGGCAAgagaaactccataagttataGACCAGGATGAAAAGTATACAGGTACAATTCAAAGTGCTTGAACATGTGCTAACTACAATGAAAAAGATCCTCCATATACAGTAGTCTcgtgaaatattttattaatcacctttaacttttatttcaacggagaaatcaaataataatatttacgAAAATTCAAATGTCCATAATATCTTACTCTGATCTGGATTGACCAAGAGACATAACTGTTCGAAAAATGGCTTCTGAAGTAGCGTCAACCACACCAACAGCCATAATAGCGGGATGATCATCCCAGTGCTGAGAAAAAGAGCTTATTAGTAAAATAATGGTATTCATCACCAAACTCATCACGAGGTTTTTCCTAAGTCAATTTCTATATCAATCAGGCTATTGCGTCAAATTCGGTTTATTTCCCTCTGTGGCAGTTGAATGAGCAGTCAAGTCATCTCTCCAttagaaaatttcaaaagaGTTAACATAGAGACCCAATTGAAAcggaaactaaaaattttaccCAGTAATGCAGCTTTAAGAACTGACGCAAAAAAACTATTTGTCAGAAAGGCCTACCTGTCCATAAAAATCACCATCCTTTGCTTCTTTGAACAGCCGCAAGCCTGCATGCCGCAGGTTTACAGAAAAAAGTTCagaaaatgagatatttctttCACAAGAGATTTGAAAATATTACCATTTTTGCATCCAAATATTGTCCATGGGGAAGGAGCGATAACATCAGACGCCATTAGATCAGGGTGCGCACCAGAAAATACAGTCCAATCTGGCAATATTTACATGtagaaataatattaaaaatagaagGATAGCTCAAGTACTTAAAAATGCTATGCCCACAAATCCTTGAAGGATGTTTTAAAGTAATACCTCATAAGGATTACAATAGATTTGTTACTTCGAACAGCTCAGGAATTTGTGacaagatatattttttttccttttataaaCAAATACTGGGCAATGGTAAGAATTTCGAAGAGAGTTAgacaatattaaaaataatattacctATAGAGTGCATATGACTGCTCCTCCTGGTGCGACTCAATCTGTGATATCAGCAAAGTAGTTAATAATAAGGTCACTGAATAAAAGGATTCCAACAATTTtgaaagtaaaatgatactATCTTTCGCAAAAGCGATATAAAAAACAACTGCATTGTTCAAAAACTAGATTATGTAATCAATAAAAAGCTGATGTCGGACCTTAAAGGTTGCCATCCTCTTTTGGAACAAGCCACAAAATTCCCTTCCTTGTGTGGGCACTCCTACATATGATTTATGCACTATTAAATTGCTTTGACACGTAATTAATGGAACCTAGAAAAAATGCAAAGCTTACAAAGATAACAAATGCAAACCTTTAAGGCCGCTTCCATCAAGCAACGGATCCACCTAGCTGCTTCTTCTGAACTTCTAGCGCCCAACTGCAAAATGAATCATCCTTAGTGATGTTAAAACAAAAAAACGACCACTAATTAGATATATTTCACTAACGTCACAAGTGAGTATAATTGCACACCTTAAGCTGGTCGGTATGATTAGAAACATTGTAAAGTGTAAATATGTAGAAAACCTGCAAAGTGCCATAGAAGTTTAACAGTTAGCAAATTTAAAGTGTGAGGCTTATGCAATCAAAAAGAAGAATTCATGgagaaaattatttgaatttttattgaaGCATTGTGCAATCTTACACTTCTATGCATGCTCTCTCTTCCGTTGTCAGTGACACGTAGACAAGAATCAATTAGTGCACTTCTCATAGGATCCTGAGAAAACAGATACATTAAACTAAAGTCATCAAAGTTGCCGGTATAACTAGGAAGGTAGGCATTTAGACACCTACCAAAACACCATTTTTTGAAGAAGCACTTAGCAGCAAACACCTAGCTTAGAAGTAGCATATATAAGCCAAATGCCTTAATAactaaagctgtccaaaatatctGGTATACCATACCCGacccggacccgataaaaaatggatagtatacgggtaaaaaaaattacccattaaagtttcgggtatgggtctggatattttatacccatacccggACCCGACCCGAGctcaacttttaaatgggtagggttcggaatagttttcaaactCGGACCTGGACCCTGACCCGATGaaatatttgataataaataaaaaagatttgaacttttaaagttgagggatcaattttaataggactTATAGATGAGGGGTTTCATCCTAGTGAAACAGTGAAACCCTAGCCACTCTTttactcctttcttttttctaatatttttactctttatttttttatttcatttccgCCTAAGAGTTCttttatgaaacaatatttccgtcgtcgtcatcatcagCGATATTAATTCTCTACAGGCGTGGCACGAGTGAGTTTTTCCCAAATCCCCTCTCCAATCATAGTCAAtaatctagtttttttttttttttaataaatattctatttagtaaattttctgattcctctttacttttctctttctttttgaatgttagtatataatattagtaattactgcaacttatattctctttatctATAGAGTTAATATGGTatcataattttcttatttttgtgtgTTTACATATAAAATTGTTTTGAATTTTAGCCTTTTAATCAGTGAATATAATGGTCGAAACAAGAACTGCCCAgacaatttaataaaatctataaaaagtTATAGGTATACGGCTACCCGAACCCAATTTAGACTCGACTCATACCCGGTCTTGAATAGGTAGTATTCGGGTAGTCACTATCCAGGCCCGCTCAAATAGATCTGATGGGTATATTAGTTACTTAAGTACCCagatccgaacccgacccgaagttaaataGGTAgggtatactttttttttctaaccatgTTTTTTTAGGGTACGGATACAATATATCAACTACCCAGATCTGACTCAGTCCACGAACACCTTTATTAATAACCAACATTACAGCCAGAGTAAAGTACCTTCAAATATTATACATAGATAAAATAAATGATCCACAAATTTATCCCTATTAAGATGCATAAAAGTTTCTATTTTGTTAAACTCAATTGAAACATTTAAAAAGAAATAGCACCACTAATTACATGTACTCATCATCCAGAAAGCATGTCATCTAATTGATTTCTAAATTTCCCAATAGACTATTGTTTTTTATTCAAATCGGTTTCAAAAAGTTGCCGTctatttcaacaaaaaaaatagtttctccAATAATCTCGAAATAGCATATCAAAATTAACTCTCCGAACAATAAAGTGTTTTCatcatttaaatatatatatacaagtgtATACAAGCAATCAAATACAAACATGTCTCTTCATTGACCGAGTACTTTTCCCAACACATAACTCCCAATctcatatcaaaatttattacttCTCACTCAACGAATTCATAAAGGAGGAGAACATTTAAAAGAAGAAGCAGACATGTAAGCAATTCACCTCATCTGTTACCAAGAAGGAAACAAaacccaaccaaaaaaaaaaaaaaagggaaagaaccCAATTAAGAATTACCTCTCTACCAAACATTTGTTTTCATCATTTGTAAATACAAAGTATATACGGTTTAATCAAATGCAACCATATCACCTCACTTAATACTTCTCCCAATCGCGAGAACCCCCAATTTCATATCAAAACCAACACTTTCCATCTAATAAACTcataatgccaaaaaaaaaaagaacatagaTGATGAGAATATCGTCGATTCCCCTCATCTTTTATCATCAACAAAACAAGAACCAAGAAAAATCCCAAATTGGAGGGAACTCGATTAAAATTTAACCTCTCCCCCGACAATTTGTGTTCATCATTTATCTCTAGCACTATACACAATCAATTAAATGCAACCATATCAAAACcaacacttttttatttaaatcccAATTCCCCTCATTATTGACCACCTAGCTAGAAAACAAACCCCAgcacccaaaaaataataataaaaaaaaaacccaaattagagagaaattaataaaaagtttCGTTCGATCTTTTACCTCTCGTTTCGAAGAGGGGACGGATTTGTAGCAATTGAGGGCGTTATCCTCGAGGACGAAGTACCTCTTCCTCGAATAATGCAACCCGAATCGGTTGGAGCGTATCAGATACAACCACCCCTCCATTCTgcgcccctcctcctcctccatccgaatcgatctcctcctcctcctcctcctcctattcCATGGCGTAAAGGCGCGACCTTTGAGGGCTCCTTTGGTGTGTTGCGAGGGAGAGAGGGGCCGAGAGGGCCCCTCAACAACGGAAGAGGCAAAAGAGAGTTGGGTTTGATGCAAAATAGGAGAGGGATGAGGTAATTTGGAAGAGaaaagtgagagagaaagagagattaatataaattaataataataatctcaatctcctctctctctctccttcgtcTCTctgagagaaggagagagagagagaggagaataaAAATTAACCTAAAAATCCCACCTTTCCCTCCTACAAACCTCTCACAACCCCTACTATTCTTAGAattttcaaaacaaaacaaacccctctctctctctctctctctctcctttctctctcttgtttctctctctctcttctatgcTGGAAAAGTAACTGAAATTTAGTAGGTAGGAGACAAAAGGATGGCAGAGGTTGTTTTAcctgaaatgaccattttgccctcatgcctttcaaaatatattgtattattttggACTGTTTCTCTCTCGTCCTTTTTTTTNTGAAAATGAAAgattttggagaaaaataatttaaatttattactttGCAATAGATAAAGCAATGGATAtggagtaggtcttgtgtgttaTTTTAAGAGCATAGAGGAGCACGGACACGGAGatctccgtgcttctaagcTATTTTTGCTGATGaagcttttgaatcgacgatcagctccgttaaacttgatctaacgtatttgaattATCTTGAAAATAaactttgcaatttttcgatattatttacctagcgatcgaaagaaGCATTGCTTTATCAAAAGAGATTGGTCTACTATAAAAagtatatctaaatttattattttacgattttttgatataaaaaaaattgatctactgtaaaagaaatatatttctttaatttgttaATGAATAAATATAGTAAGTAAGATAGAATCTGTTGAATGGAACAAGCATTACTCTACTAAATTTTTTGgatgattatatttttcttaaaaatactGGTTATCGATATCTTTTAAGATATAAATtgctaatatataataattttttttttgtttatgttgTTACTCCAAAtctaaatctaaaaaattattgaaatattattaagatatatataacaagataaataaatttaattaggatATTTTGTTGTCAGTATAAAGGCTTCATATGGtgtatatgttttaaaaaaatggcaGAGTATGTGGTTCTTTGCTAAATAATGTGATAGATAAAAAGTTTACTATTTATCTTTTCTaagtaataatatatttaatcaaAAGAGTTCGGAGTATAAacccttttgtactcataagttttcgaccgttaaacctactctttgatcatttccatctaTTAgttcatactattcaaccaaccgcccACCCAACGttagggaaccactatcatcctaactacacATTCTGCCATCTAATGatcgaaaacttacaagtataAAAGGGTCTATATTCCTAAAAGAGTATGGTAGCCCTATCGGAGCTAagttaaaaaatgaatgaaaattaTGAGCTATACTCAATGAAATTGAAAGAGGGACCCTTAATCACTGCTCCAATAATCTTAAGCGGTGACCCTTAATCGCTACTTCTTGAATCGAAAAGTTATTTCGTAGCTAAGttaaaaaatagatgaaaattaTGAGCTCTACTCGATGAAATTGAAAGAGGGACCTTCATTAAAAATGTCTTCACAATTGGCAACTATAGGAGCTTCCAAATTacattttatccaaaaaatattttccttgCTTACAAGCCTTTAGAATTGAATTAGAATGCCATTTTTAGAAGCTACGCTTAGAAACATTTAATAAGGATTCAAGCCCATGCTCAATATTTAATACTCTGTTTCATATAATGGGGAACATTTAATAAGGATTCAAGCCCATGCTCAATATTTAATACTCTGTTTCATATAATACTAGTGAAGGGCCGTGCTTTACAGAAGATAGAAATTGTATGAGCAATtgataataagagaaaattaaatattttcttctgTATATTAAGTGTCGCATCCACCAAAATGTTCTTTACTGTTGGCCCCGAAGATGGGCCCAACGATGCTCTCTccggtgagagagagagagagaggaagagagacaATGATGTATAGACAaagatgagggagagagaattgatgaattaattagaGATGGAAATGTGAAAATTATAGATACTGACGAACTGTTTAGATACATTAATTAGAAGCCTaatagagaaaagagaaaggatcatgataaattaattagtgATAGAGGTGAGGATTGTAGATGGTAGTGGGATTATTTAGATGCATTAATTAGAAGTTTGCTAGAGATCACAACACTTATGAGGATAAAAGAAAACTTACTATATGgcagaaaatattaaaaatttatatagcctaataaatatgtatatatatatatatagagagagagagagagagagagagagagagagagagatagtaagGTTTCTTCTACTAGGTCTTAATAATGCTCATGtgtttaattttttgagttgagctggaatgctattagtagcaaacgaGTTTCGTTGccacttatttttttttgatgatagagcaaCCAAATCAACAATCAGTACCATTGAATATGATGTCTACCACTTGAAtaatttagaaaccaaattttaaatttttttgacatcattgacctaattatcaaaaggtttaaaaatttataatttaatggtcgatataagacgttttctcatttaacggtgtaaagatattcaaattaattgaattttggttagaaaattttttaaactatttagaataagatctatactctcgatcttgattataagattcCTACATCACtctttagaggat contains the following coding sequences:
- the LOC109725868 gene encoding protein ENHANCED DISEASE RESISTANCE 2-like, which produces MEEEEGRRMEGWLYLIRSNRFGLHYSRKRYFVLEDNALNCYKSVPSSKREDPMRSALIDSCLRVTDNGRESMHRSVFYIFTLYNVSNHTDQLKLGARSSEEAARWIRCLMEAALKECPHKEGNFVACSKRGWQPLRLSRTRRSSHMHSIDWTVFSGAHPDLMASDVIAPSPWTIFGCKNGLRLFKEAKDGDFYGQHWDDHPAIMAVGVVDATSEAIFRTVMSLGQSRSEWDFSLLEGKVVEHLDGHTDIIHKKLRSDWLPWGMKRRDLLLRRYWRREDDGTYVILYHSIFHHKCRCEGGYIRACLKSGGYVITPINQGKQSVVKHMLAIDWKLWKSYLLTSSAKYITIRMLVRVAALREFFRAKIGNCPCSDFSSGELTKEIGLPQSEKEDIKVEVLSTSESTKYEDPAEGSQSSPKHGSVGGSFLQLNDAADEFFDFPDEPEHDEKEVLWSSDESMHSQGQDQHHAKLSGAAVFVKRLHNLAVQKRGYMDLQEAVMVDAIPCYGATLPKDPTCTMACSWAMAEPSTFLIRGESYLQDHQKIKANTTLMQMVGADWLKSDKREDDLGGRPGGIVQKYAEQGGREFFFIVNIQVPGSTTYSLALYYMMDIPLEKVPLLERFVKGDDSYRNSRFKLIPYISTGSWIVKQSVGKKACLVGQALEIHYFRGSNYLELGIDVGSSTVARGVVSLVLGYLNNLVIEMAFLIQGNTQEELPEILLGTCRMNHLDVSKSVSINTW